GCCCGTGAGATCGACCGGATCCAGCAGCGCCTCACCTGGCTCGCCGCCGACAAGACCCGCAAACTCGAAGCCGCCGAACTTGCGAAGCAGCCCGACCCGACCGCCGGGGTCAAACCCGCCCGAACAAGGAAGAAACAAGCCAGCTAAACTCAGGGATTACGCGGGCATTCCTTCGTGAGTCACCGGGGCTGTTTCGCGGGCATATTTAAATGAGTCCCCTCGCAGAGCCCCCGCGTCCTCGATGACGCGACGGCGCTGCACGCTGTACTGAGGCGTACGGCCGGTGCGCAGTTCGGGAGGTATGTCGGCGTCGACGTACCCATGCTCGGCCAGCTCGCGGCCTGGCATGAGCGCGTCGTCGACGGGACGCACTACAACGGCGAGGACGGGCGCGGCGACGGCGCAACTGGCACCGTCACCACGGCGGCAGAGCTGCACCGTGCCGCCGCAGCGTTCGATGCCGCCTCGGCCGCGCTGCGCGAAGCGCACGCAGCCAACGGCGTCGTGCGCTGGTACGACGATCCCCAGTGAGTCACGACGTGGACGGCCCGGATGCCGACACCGAGGAGCGCACCCGCATCGGGCAGGTGCTCGATGCAGCTCTGCCGCCGACGAGCGCCGACCGATAACGATCGTTTACGGCGCGGTCCAGATATCGGGCTCGGAACGGTCGCCACAAACGCTCGTCATAAGCACCAAACGGCAAGGGTTTCCGGCTGATCCTGTGAAGACGCGCTGAGCGCCTTACGCGCGTGGCAAGGCGACGGCAGCTTTCTCGTAACCCATGGGATACGAGACCGACCTTGCGGTTCGGAACAGTGTCAGCGATCAATCGACGTTGGCGAGGCGACTCAGCGAACGAGGCGGGCGATCGCCTGAGACGCTTCCCGGACCTTCTCTTCGGCGATGTCGCTGCCGGCGCGAGCTGCATCTGCCACACAGTGGCGCAGGTGGTCTTCGAGGAGCCCGACGGCAACGCTCTGCAAGGCGCTGGTCAGTGCGGAGATCTGAGTGAGGATGTCAATGCAGTACTTCTCGTCCTCGACCATGCGGTGGATGCCGCGTGATTGTCCTTCGATGCGCTTGAGGCGAGCAAGGTAGCGGGCTTTGTCCGTGATGTACCCGTGCTCTGCGTGGTTGCAGGATGTTGTAGCGACGGCGGTATCAGTCATCTGGATCTCCGGCGGTTGTGGTCAGCGGTTCAGGATGACGCGGGTCGTGGTGTCGGGGCGGAGGTCGAGTCGGCGCAGCAGTTGGGCGTTGAGAGCGACGACGATGGTGGATAGTGACATGAGAATCGCTCCGACCGACATCGGGAGCACGAATCCGATGGGGGCGAGGACGCCGGCGGCGAGGGGGACGGAGATGATGTTGTATCCGGCAGCCCACCAGAGATTCTGCTTCATCTTCCGGTACGAAGCCCGTGACAGTTCGATCACGGAGAGTACCGAGCGGGGGTCGTCGCTTGCGAGGATGACACCAGCCGACGCGATCGCGACATCTGTGCCTGCACCGATCGCCAGCCCAACGTCGGCCTGCGCGAGGGCAGGGGCGTCGTTGACGCCGTCGCCGACCATTGCGACCTTACGGCCCTCGTTCTGGAGTTGTTGGACCTTTGCGGCCTTGTCCTCCGGGCGTACTCCGGCGAAGACGCGGTCGATGCCGAGGTCTTGCGCGACAGCCCGAGCCACGGCATCCGCATCGCCGGTGATCATCACGACCTGCACGCCGAGCGCGTGAAGGGCGTCGACGGCTTCCCGGGACTCCGAACGCACCTCGTCGGCGAGCTTCAGGGCTCCGACGACGCGCCCGTCCTGGATGACATGGAGGATGATCGCGCCATCCGCACGCCACTGATCGGCGACCGGAAGCTCATCGGCGTTCTCCTCGGACAGCAGGTGAGGTCCCCCGACTCGGATGATCTTCCCCTCAACGGTCGCCGTAACGCCCACAGCAGGTGACGAGGTGAACTCGACGCTTCGGGGGACGGTGAGCTTCCTGTCGGCGGCCGCGCGGACGATGGCCTTCGCGAGCGGGTGCTCGCTGTCGGCCTCTGCGGCGGCCGCCAGCGCGAGCACCCGGTCAGGGTCGGCGCCATCGGCAACGGAGACCTCGGAGACGACGGGCTCGCCCTTGGTGAGGGTGCCGGTCTTGTCGAACAGCACTGTATCGACGGTGCGCATGCTCTCGAGAGCGAGCCGGTCCTTGACGAGCACGCCGCCCCGGGCGGCGCGCTCGGTGGCGATGGAGACGACCAGCGGGATGGCCAGGCCCAGGGCGTGCGGGCACGCGATGACGAGCACCGTGATCGTGCGGATGACAGCAGCGTCAGGCAAGCCGACCAACGTCCAGACGATCGCGGTGATCGCCGCAGCACCCAGGGCGAACCAGAACAGCCATCCGGCGGCGGTGTCAGCGAGGCGCTGAGCACGAGAAGACGAGCTTTGCGCTTCAGTGACGAGACGTTGGATGCCGGCGAGGGTCGTGTCGTCGCCGGTCGCGGTGATCTCGACGCGAAGCCCGGAATCGGTGGCAACGGTGCCGGCTGTGACGTGGTCGCCGCTGCCGCGTTCCACGGTGCGGGACTCGCCCGTGACCATGGACTCGTCCATCGAAGCCCGTCCGTCGACGATGCGCCCGTCCGCGGGGACGCTACCACCCGGCCGTACGATGACGACGTCACCGACGACGAGATCGGACGGTGAGACCGTGACGACCTGGTCATTCTCGACGCGCTCTGCCTCATCCGGGAGAAGAGCGGCGAGTGAGTCCAGGGCGGAAGTCGTCTGGGCGAGGGAGCGCATCTCGATCCAGTGCCCGAGAAGCATGATGACAATGAGGAGGGCGAGCTCCCACCAGAAGTCGAGTTCGTGATGGAGCACCCCGAGCGTCGCGCCCCAGGAGGCGGCGAACGCGACGGTGATCGCGAGGCCAATGAGCAGCATCATGCCGGGCTTGCGAGCGCGGAGCTCGCTGACTGCACCGACGAGGAACGGCTTTCCACCCCACGCGTACATGACAGTGCCCAGCACCGGGGATACCCATGACAGACCCGGAATATCGGGGAGGGTGTAGCCCAGGATCATCGAGAACATGCCCGACAACGCGACCGTGGGGACAGCGAGGACGAGCATGATCCAGAACAGGCGACGGAACTGCCCGACGTGGTCGCCATGGCCTGCATGACCGCCGTGTCCAGCGTGGGTGTTGTGACCGGAGGGCGCGTTGTCGCTTCCGTGGTCCCTATGACTGTGCGCGGCCGCGTCTGACTGCGGTGCATGCGCCATTGCTTGATGTCCCGCGTGCGCATCGTGGTCAGTTTCGGTCGTCACTGCGGGGGTCGACGCCGCGTGGTCGTGGTGTGCGTGGGTGTGCTCTGCGCCGTCGTTACGCGGGTGGCTCATGGGCCTATCCTCCTCGGAATTGAGAACCGTGGGGCCGACTTGTGTGGTGTGCCTCGCACGGTGAAACAGTGTCAGGCAGCAGCGGTGGCGTACTTAGCCGGGTCGGCGTCGAACGCGGGCCCGCATCCGGCGCAGCAGAAGTAGTACCGGGTGCCGTCGTAATCTCGGTACAGGCCGGCAACTTCTGCATCCGCCTTGATGACGGTGCTGCCTACCATCACAGGACATTCGGCGAGATCCTCCGCGGGCGGGGTGAGGAGATCCTTGCGTCCTTCGGCGTCGACGGAACCGTGGCTGTTGCGGCTGCAGCAGGATCCAGTGGAGTCGGACATGTTTTGTTCCTCTTTCTCTCAAACACCGGAGTCCGGCGGCGGTATGCCTAACGATATACCCCCTAGGGGTATTCCGCACTAGGATGTACATGGCGGCGCTGAAGGATCAGGGCGGGTGGCCGCATAGATCGTGGTGTTAGCATCCTGGACGGAATGGAGGAGGCCGAGCATGCACGTCGCAGTTCGTGGCGCACGTCCGCAGCTGTCGTTGCGCGCGTTGTTGATGCTCGGCGGGGCCACGCTGATGGTTATCGTCGGCTTGCTGGCGATGCATACCTTCACCTCCGAACCTGCGGGACACGGATCCGTCGGACTCACCCACTCCGCAGCTGGGGAGGAGCACGCCACCGCAGCGGCGTCAACCGTCGCGAGCGAGTCCACCGCGTGTGAGGGTGCGTGTCATGTGAGCACCGGACATGGGCAGGGTCACAACGAGATGCTGACTGCGTGCGTGCTGGCGTTGCTTGCCGGTCTGCTTCTCCTCCTCCCTCCGATATTGATTCATCGTCACGGGCTGCCCCCTCACCGTGGTGTAAGCCTGGTGAGGTGGGAAGCGATCGGGATCCCTCCCCGGGCACCCTCGCTGACGATCCTTTCGATAAGTCGCACCTGAGTAGTCGCCGCCGACCCTGATAGGTCGGATTCCTGGCGCCGTCTGGCGCCATCATTTGCGAACCCTCACACGACGTATCGAAGGAACAACCATGAATAAGAAGATTCCCGTTGCTGTCAGTACGGGTGTACTGACCCTTGCACTGGTTCTCACCGGCTGCGCTGACAACACCACGGCACCGTCCAGCGAATCCACCTCCCCGTCTCAGTCGTCGTCGACTTCGGCAGCGAACGAGGCTGACGAGATGTTCGTCACGATGATGATCCCTCATCACGAGCAGGCGATCGAGATGGCCGACATGCTGCTCGCTAAAGACGGTGCCGACGCACGCGTGGTGGAACTTGCCGAGGAGATCAAGGCGGCGCAGGGCCCCGAGATCGACAAGATGCTCGGATGGCTCGAAGACTGGGGTGTGGAGTATGACCCCGACTCCATGGGAGGCATGGATCACGGTTCGATGGGCGGTGACGACAGCATGATGTCCGAAGAGGACATGACCATGTTGGAGAGCGCGGATGCTGTCGAGGCGAACAGCCTGTTCCTGGAGCAGATGATCGTGCACCACGAAGGTGCCGTCGACATGGCGCAGACGGCGCTTGATGATGCGCAGAACCCGGACGTCCTCGAGCTCGCGCAACAGGTGATCGACGACCAGACGGCGGAGATCGCCACGATGCAGGAACTCCTCGGCCAGCTGTAGGAATCCTCCGGGCGGGCCGGTATCCGATCGTCCCGCCCGGATCTGTGTCATCCGTGCTGCCCCATTGCGGCAGCAGTCAGACGTCGGCGTGCTCTTGCTGCGCGTCGTGAAGCCAGGCCCGCTTGAGGCCACTAACGGAAACCATCATGAAACGCTCACTCCTTCTCGCAACCGTCACTGTGACCGTCCTGGCGACTGTCGCCACCGGATGCACCGCGACACCGCTCGGCAACCCGGACTCAGCTCCCCGCATCGACCACATCCACGGCATCGCTGAAGATCCCCGGGGCGATGATCTGCTGGTGGCCACGCACAACGGAATCTTCACTCTCACACCCGATGGGGATATCTCCGGCCCGATCGGCGGTCACGCCTTCGACGCCATGGGATTCACGGTCTCGGGAGACGCGCTGTTCGCCTCCGGGCATCCCGGCGAAAAGACCCCGGCCGAACTCGGATCGCCCAACCTCGGCATCATCCGCAGCGACGACTACGGGAACACGTGGTCGCCTATTGCTCTCAACGGAACCACCGACTTCCACATCCTCACCGCGGCCCCGGACGGCACCCTCTACGGCGTCCCCTCTAGCCAAGTGAACCTGCTCACCAGCACAGACGAGGGCAACAACTGGACGGAGCGTGCGTCCCTCGGCGCCGCTGATCTCGCGGTCACCGAATCCGGTTTATACGCTGCAGCCGAAGAAGGCGTTCTCTTCAGCAGCGACGGCGGTAACACATTCACTCCAGTCGACGGAACACCTGTGCTCTACGCGCTGGAGGCTCGCACTGACGGCACTCTTCTCGGCGCAGGCACCGATGGCGTCCTGTGGACAGAGGATGAAAATGGAACCTGGCATCAGCTCGAATCGCTCCAAGGCGCCGTTCAAGCCCTCACTGTCATCGACGACCGCGTCATCCTCGTCGATGACCGGGGCATCGTTGAAGTCTCACCGGACAGCACCACTGTGCTGAGTCCCGCCCAATAACGCGGCCCGTGCCCAAGGATTCCTCGTGAAAGCGCCCAAGACCCCTTTCGGAACCTCGTGTTGTTCGTCATCGTGGCGACGATCGCCGTTGTCCTCCTCGCCGCTGCTAGTTTTCTCGCGATTGGAGCGATCTTCTGATGACCCCCACCGGCTCCAGATCACCCTTCGACCCGCTACACCATCTGACGGCCGTGCACTCGTCCTCACCCGGCGCGCCTTCGCCTCGCAGTCCCGCGGAGCGGACGCATCGAAGGCTCGTGCGTCTTGGATATATGCTCTTGATCTGCGGTCCAGCCCTCGCGCTCGCGCATCTGATCAATGATGCCCAATCGACCGACGTCGCTTGGTGGACGTACACGATCGCCAGCTTTGACATCGCCGTAATCATGGTCATTGCCGCCCTGGCTCTGATCCTTCGAACTCCACCCAGTCACGCTGCAGAAACGGAATAATCGTCACCGCACAGCAATCGCTGCGACGATGATCTGCCGCTGAACTACCATGCCCTCCCGGGGTATTCAACGGGGTCCTCGGGAGCGAGGTGCGGTCGTAGTTTGAAGACTCCACAATGACGAGAGGAGCCACTATGACTGTCGCGGCGGAAATGCTCCGCACCTACCCGAAGGACCTTGGTCAGGCTGACCGGAAGGTGCTGGTGGAGTGTATCGAGGCGTGCGTTGAGTGCGCGCAATCATGCACCGCATGCGCCGACGCGTGCCTGAGCGAGGAAATGGTTGCCGAGCTGACGAAGTGCATCCGCACGAACCTGGACTGCGCCGACCTCTGCGAAACCACCGGACGCATCCTGTCCAGGCACACCGGGTACGACGCCAACCTCACCCGCGCGACCCTCGAAGCGTGCCGCACGGCATGCGCGAGCTGCGCCGACGAGTGCGAGAAGCACACGATGCACGAACACTGCACGGTGTGTGCTGCGGCCTGCCGGCGATGCGAAGACGCCTGCGCCGCGCTCCTCGCAACGCTCTGAATAGCCACCTCGACGGCGTCGTGCAGTTCTTCGCTACCCGCATCAATCCAGTGATGCCCGTTGACCGAGCCGAAGCAGACTAGCGAGCGCTCTTGCGCCACACGTCGTCATCAATCGCGCTACCGCGCAACGAGCTGAGACGAACAGGTGAGGCATATGTCGAAGGACACGCACGAAACAAGTGGACGACAAGCGGGGACGAAAAAGCACGGATCGCTGACGATGTACTTGCGATTCGCGGCGATGATTCTCACCGGCATGGTCGTGATGTATTGGACGATGTTCGCTGGAGTGTGGGAATGGGGGCACATACGCTTCAGCGAAAGCCGCGTCTTCATGGCGCTCACTATGGGCGGCGCCATGGGGCTGGTCATGCTGGCCTGGATGCTCAACATGTACAAGCACAGGAAAGCGAACATTGCGGTCATCATCGTCAGCGTTCTCCTCCTCGGAGGAGGCATCGCCCTCGACCGCAGCCAGATCACCGTCGACGACACCGCGTACATGCGCGCAATGATTCCGCATCCCTCGCTCGCGATCACCCGATCCGAGCGAGCACAGCTGCAGGATGTCCGCGTCTGCGAACTTGCGGTTGAAATCAGTGAAGCGCAGCGCCGGGAGATCCTCGAAATGGACTGGCTCATCGCCGACATCGAAAGCAACGGACTCGCGCTGACGGCCGAGGACGCGCAAGACCGACCCGTTCCAGACTTCGAACGGGCAGCCGACCGCCAGTGCTCGGACGACGGATGACGATTGGTAGCGATAATCGGCCTATCATGGCTTGTGCTCCGAGAGCCTGCCGGAAACGATCGTTTCCGGTGCCCTCGGCCGAGAGGTCGGCACAGCTCCGACACGCCGAGGTGGAGCGCACCGAAACCCACCACCGAAACCCGAGCCAACCGAAACCTAAGACCTATCGTTTTCGGTGGCTCTCTGGTAGACTGGAGCCACCTCACGAAAGGGGCACATCATGGCTGCCGAGTTCAACATCGAGGCGCGCTGGCCCGAGCTGTTCGCGCAGCTCGGCGCAGCCGACCGCGAGGCCGTCGTGAACGCCCTCGCGTCGAGCTGGCACGAGGGTTGGGTGCCGAACCGCGAGGATGTCGAGAACCTGACCGACTACGCCCGCGGCGTCATCGACAAGGCCGAGTACGACCGCCGCGCAGCGGGTGCCGTCGAGCGCGCTCACGCCCTCGCTGTCGCTGGCTGATGGCCACACGCTTCAACTCCTGGGATTCGTACTTCTGGGAGCCTGGCGGCCCCGTCCTGCGCAACCTCTACGGTCTGCGCGACGGGGCCGACCTGTCCCGGCGTGAGTACGCCGAGACGAACGCGCAGCAGTTCGACATCGAGCGCGGCGCTATCTCGATCCCACGCACCTATGACGCCGAGCACCTGCGCACGATCCACCGCGAGCTGTTCAAGAACGTCTACGAGTGGGCGGGAGAGTACCGCAGCGTCGGCATGTTCAAGCCGCCGCTTGAGTTCGCCCAGCCCGAGGACATCGGGCGTTACCTGGCCGATGCCTCGCGCCTCGTGCGCGGTGCGGAGTGGGCCGGGATGGATCGGCAGCAGTTCGCGATGGCGGCCGCCGACGTGTTCGCGCACGTAAATCAGGCGCACCCGTTCCGCGAGGGGAACGGCCGAGCGGGCAAGCTGTTCATGCAGCACGTCGCGGAGCTGAGCGGCTTCAAGCTTGACTACAGTCCCGAGCGCACAGGCATCACCGCGGAGGTATGGAACAACGCCAGCGCGATGTCACGCCCCGACATCGGCAGCTACCGGCCGGTGCCCGACAGCCTCGTGCCGGTGTTCGAGCGCCTGGCCGTCGACAGGTCAGCAGGCTCGAAGGGCGCGCAACAGGGGCCGGCGGTGCGCAGGCTTCGAGATGAGTCGCGCGGCCGTGTTTCCGACCTGATCGATGAGAAGGTCGAGGAGCTGCGACGTGCGAGCTTTCCGACCCCACCCACGCCGGGAGTAGAGCGCAGTACTGAGGCGCGACGGAGCACACCGCCCATGCAAGATCGCTACCGGGGGAGAGGACGATGAAGCGTGATGACGCCGAGCGAGTGATAGAGCGCGTGCTGCGCGGGTCAGGGGCTCCTCATGCTCAGTTCCTCGTGCGCGACATCGCTGCCGCTCTCGTCGACGCTGGCCTTATTCCGTCCGAACAGGACGAGTTGCGCATGGCACTCGAAGGGAGTGGACGATGAGCCAGGTCGGTTACGCACGGGTGAGCACCCGCGATCAGAATCCCGGCTCGCAGGAGGCTGCGCTGCGCGAGGCTGGCTGCGAGCGTGTGTTCGTCGACCGGGGCGAGTCGAGCAGGATCGCTGACCGGCCCGAGTGGGTCGCGTGCCTCGACTACTTGCGCGAGGGCGACACGCTCGTGATCCTCGCGCTTGATCGGATCGCCGGTACGGAGCTGATGGCTATCGAGCTGATCCGTGACCTCGGTCGGCGCGGCGTCCGGCTGCGCAGCCTCACAGAACCGTTCCTCGACGTGGACACGTCGACGCCGATGGGCGAGGCCATCGTCGGCATTATGGCGGTGCTCGCGCAGCTCCGAGTCTCGACGATCCGGGAGAACACACGCCGCGGGCTGGCCCATGCTCGCGCTCAGGGCCGCGTCGGCGGCCGCCCCTCGGTGATGACACCCGAGCGCATCAAAGCTGCTGTGAAGATGCGCGACCAGGACATGAGCATTGCGGAGATCGCGCGCACGTTCGGCGTCGGCGCATCCAGCGTGTCCCGCGCGCTCGCCAAGCACGACGTAGGCGGTCATGACCGTTCTTCCCCATCCCCCCGATAGATAGCCGCTCTGCATACGAGAGAGCCCTGTCAAGGGGGCGGCGCAGCCGCATCACGAAGTGACGCGAAGCGCCCTTGACAGGGCTCTGGCGTATGTGACCATCACGGCATCGGGGGGAGGGGGAGCGCACCCAGTGAGGCCGTCCACAGGCCGCACAGACGAAGCCGCACCGTGCGTCGTGAACGCCACGGTGCGGCCTGTGGGCGGGCGGACAAGTGGGGCCCCGCTGTCCACCTGTGGGCGGGTTCGGCCCGGCGATAGCCGGAGCCGTCCACAGGTGGTCAGAGGGTAGCGTTACGCATTCACATGCTGCGCATTGGCGGAGACCTCGACCGGCTTGGGCGCGGGCGCAGCGGGAGCGGCCGGCGCGGCAGGCTTGCGCGCGGCTCGACGCTTCGCGCGCACCTTCTTATCAGGCTCAGTGAAGCCGATCTTGCGCAGCTCGTCGGATGACCAACCGGCGCTCAACGCGGCGTTGTATGCCTTGACGTCCTCGCGCTCGGCGTCACCGACGCGCTGCGCGACGCTGGCCTGTAGATCGGCCAACTCGCGCGCGGTCTCCTCGCGCACATCGGCTACTCCCTGACGTGCCTCCGCGAGCTGCCGAATCGCGACGATCCGATCCTCTTGTGCGCGCTTGGCGCGCTCGACTGCTTCCTCGATGCTCAGTTCCTTAGCCATGCCTCCATCCTACGAAGAAGTGCATTTCGGCGTCGACGTTCATCGACGCACAGAAGAACCGTCGCGGCGTGGCCGCGATCACTCCCGGTTGTCACCGTGAGTGATCCTGAAAGGTGCCCCAGACGGAGCAAGCTATAGACTTAGCACGGCTAAGTCGGCTTGATCCTCGACACGGGGTCAAGGATGCGGCACACTAGAAGTGTGATCCCCGCACGGGGCGGGGTCGCTGCGCTGGGCCAGGAAGGGCAGGTGATTCTAATGAGCGACGAGGCTCCCGAGGATCGCCGCCTCGCACGCAAGCGGCGCGCGAACGTCGCGGGCGGCCGCCATCACCGTCACGAGGTGAAGGTGTCGCCGGAAGAAGAGGGCGCGTTGCTGCTGCGCGCGAAGGCGCAGCGCGTGACGATCCCGCGTCTGCTCGTCGAGTCGGCGCTGTCGGCAGCGGGGGAGACGCCAACCGAACGCCGTCAGGCGATGGCCGAGCTGTTCGGTCTGCACCGGCTGCTCGCGGCCATCTCGAACAACGTCAACCAGATCGCCAAGGCCACGAACGCGACCGGCGAGCTACAGGCTGAGACGGTGGCGACGCTGGCCAAGGTGCGCGAGGTTGCCGAGCGGATCGACGAGACGATCGACGGGCTGAGCCTGCCATGATGCCGAACGTTGTTCGCGGCGATCGCATGGCTGGCCTGATGACCTACCTCACCGGGCCGGGGCGCGCGAACGAGCACACCGAACCGCACCTCGTCGCAGGCGACGCAGCGCTGCTTGCGTGGCACGATGACGCCGAGCTGGGACGCGACGCGGCGCTTTCGATCGCGCGGCACCTCGACCGCCCGCGCACTGCGTACGACGTCGACGTGAACGGCGGGCACGTCTGGCACTGCTCACTATCGCTGCGCGCCGACGAGGGCATGCTGACCGACGAGAAGTGGGGACAGATCGCCAACGACTTCATCACCGCGATGGAGTTCGACGACGCCGAGGGCACGAAGGCACCGTGCCGCTGGGTTGCCGTCCGACACGGTGTGTCGAAGAACGGCAACGACCACATCCATATCGCTGTGAACCTCGTGCGCGAGGACGGCACCAAGGCGTCGATTCACAACGACTTCCACCGGGCACAGAAGGCCGCGCGCGCGCTCGAAGTGAAGTACGGCTTGGAGCAGTTGGAGTCGGCACAGGCAGAGCGATCGACGCGCGGCTACCACCCCGCCGAGCGCGAGGCTCAGGCACGCGCCCGAGCACGCGCGAAGTACGAGCGCACCCGTCCGAAGCTCGGCCCGGATGCACCCACTTGGGAGCGGCTGACCGGCCCCGACCGGCAGGCCCGGATCACCGCCGAGCTGCGCACGGACGAGCCGCGCTATGCGCTCGCCCGGACGGTTCGCGCCAGCGCCGCAGCCAGCGAGTCCGAGTCCGAGTTCGTGCGCAGGATGCGCCGCTCGGGACTGCTCGTGCGACCGCGCTACGCGGACGGCCGCACCGACGTCATCACCGGCTACTCGGTCGCAGCTCGACCCGAAGCCGGCGAGCGACCCATCTGGTACGGCGGGGGGCACCTCGGCCGCGACCTCACCCTGCCCCGGCTGCGCGCGGGGTGGCCCGACACCCCAACCGACGCGACCGAAGCGGCAGCCGAGTGGAACGCAGCCAAGCGCGGCCGCCGCGTCGTGGCACCCGGCCGGGAGAACACGACACCCGACCCCGAGTTGTGGGAACGGTACTCGCGCGAGGTCAGCGAGCTGCGCGAGAAGCTGCGCGATGTTCCCCTCGACGACCGGGACACGTGGAGCACCCTCGCACGTCAGACCGCCGGAGCTTTCGCCGCCTGGTCGAACGCCGTCGAGGATGCGCCCGGAGACCTCGCCGCGGCATCCGATGCGCTCGCCCGATCCGCGCAGACGTTCCGCCGCCCGGTGCAGCCGCAGAAGGCCGGCATGGTTGCCATGTCCGGCGCTGCGATGCTGCTGGCCAGCGCGGCCAAGGGCGGCCAGGGGCGCGCCGCCCAGCTCATCATGCTGCGCCAGCTCGTGCGGCTCTCACAGGCCGTTTACGACGCTGCGAAGGCGGCCGGGGAGAAGCGGCAGGCTGACCTCATCCTGAGCGACGTGAAGGCGCGGATGGATCGGCTGCGCCATGACCTCGCCCCCACCAGTCAGACCCCGGTGGCCGCGGCGGCCGGCGCGCAGCAGGGCACGGCCACGGCGACGCTCGACCCGGAGACGCGCGCGATGCTCGACCGGATGAACGCCAGCCAGGGCAAGCCCGCGACCGAGGCGACATCGCCCGTACCGAACAAGATCGATCCCGACGAGCGGGCGCGGCCACGACAGACCACACGACCGGGCGCAGATCGCGGCCCGGAGCGATAGGAAGGAGGGTCGATCATGGCCGAGGAGACAGACGGCATCGAGGAGGCGTTCGACGGGCAGATACGAGTGCTCGTCACCGCCGCCGGCCAGGTCGGAGAGCGCATCGCGCGCGCCCGCGAGGACGCGCTGCGCCGAGCACAGGCGGCGACCGAGCAGGAGGCGCGCGAGCTGCGATCGCGGATCGAGGCCGAGCACCGCACCGCGCGCGTCGAGCTGGGGAACGTGCATCGCTCGGACTGGTGGGATCGTGCCACCCCCGAGCAGATCGCCAACACGTACCAACTCGCCCGCGCATGGTCGCAGGACGACCCCGAGGCGGTACGCGCCGAGCAGCGCATCCGCGACGAGGTGCGCACCCGGTACGGCGTCGACGTCAACGACACCAGCGCCGACCCCCAGGCGGTGCGTGAGGCCGTCGAGCGTGCCGAGGCGCTGCGCCAGCAGGCGGATGCTCAGCAGCAGCGCTCGGCGGCCGAGGAGGCCGAGGCGGCCCGCCTGATGGCTGAGGCCGATCGCGCCGACCGGGCGGCCGAGCACCACCGCGACGCGGCGGAGCATGAGCCCGACCCGGAGCAGCGGGCCGAGGCGCGCGAACAAGCCGAGCAGCACCAGGCGCACGCCGATGCAGCTCGTGCGGATGCTCAGCCGTTGTACGACTCGGCCGAGCGCCGCGAGGCGACGGCCCGCGACCTCGAAAGCAA
This window of the Microbacterium soli genome carries:
- a CDS encoding four-helix bundle copper-binding protein, which codes for MTVAAEMLRTYPKDLGQADRKVLVECIEACVECAQSCTACADACLSEEMVAELTKCIRTNLDCADLCETTGRILSRHTGYDANLTRATLEACRTACASCADECEKHTMHEHCTVCAAACRRCEDACAALLATL
- a CDS encoding DUF305 domain-containing protein, which produces MNKKIPVAVSTGVLTLALVLTGCADNTTAPSSESTSPSQSSSTSAANEADEMFVTMMIPHHEQAIEMADMLLAKDGADARVVELAEEIKAAQGPEIDKMLGWLEDWGVEYDPDSMGGMDHGSMGGDDSMMSEEDMTMLESADAVEANSLFLEQMIVHHEGAVDMAQTALDDAQNPDVLELAQQVIDDQTAEIATMQELLGQL
- a CDS encoding metal-sensitive transcriptional regulator: MTDTAVATTSCNHAEHGYITDKARYLARLKRIEGQSRGIHRMVEDEKYCIDILTQISALTSALQSVAVGLLEDHLRHCVADAARAGSDIAEEKVREASQAIARLVR
- a CDS encoding YHS domain-containing protein; the encoded protein is MSDSTGSCCSRNSHGSVDAEGRKDLLTPPAEDLAECPVMVGSTVIKADAEVAGLYRDYDGTRYYFCCAGCGPAFDADPAKYATAAA
- a CDS encoding DUF305 domain-containing protein; the encoded protein is MSKDTHETSGRQAGTKKHGSLTMYLRFAAMILTGMVVMYWTMFAGVWEWGHIRFSESRVFMALTMGGAMGLVMLAWMLNMYKHRKANIAVIIVSVLLLGGGIALDRSQITVDDTAYMRAMIPHPSLAITRSERAQLQDVRVCELAVEISEAQRREILEMDWLIADIESNGLALTAEDAQDRPVPDFERAADRQCSDDG
- a CDS encoding F510_1955 family glycosylhydrolase, with protein sequence MTVLATVATGCTATPLGNPDSAPRIDHIHGIAEDPRGDDLLVATHNGIFTLTPDGDISGPIGGHAFDAMGFTVSGDALFASGHPGEKTPAELGSPNLGIIRSDDYGNTWSPIALNGTTDFHILTAAPDGTLYGVPSSQVNLLTSTDEGNNWTERASLGAADLAVTESGLYAAAEEGVLFSSDGGNTFTPVDGTPVLYALEARTDGTLLGAGTDGVLWTEDENGTWHQLESLQGAVQALTVIDDRVILVDDRGIVEVSPDSTTVLSPAQ
- a CDS encoding DUF6153 family protein, translated to MVIVGLLAMHTFTSEPAGHGSVGLTHSAAGEEHATAAASTVASESTACEGACHVSTGHGQGHNEMLTACVLALLAGLLLLLPPILIHRHGLPPHRGVSLVRWEAIGIPPRAPSLTILSISRT
- a CDS encoding heavy metal translocating P-type ATPase; translated protein: MSHPRNDGAEHTHAHHDHAASTPAVTTETDHDAHAGHQAMAHAPQSDAAAHSHRDHGSDNAPSGHNTHAGHGGHAGHGDHVGQFRRLFWIMLVLAVPTVALSGMFSMILGYTLPDIPGLSWVSPVLGTVMYAWGGKPFLVGAVSELRARKPGMMLLIGLAITVAFAASWGATLGVLHHELDFWWELALLIVIMLLGHWIEMRSLAQTTSALDSLAALLPDEAERVENDQVVTVSPSDLVVGDVVIVRPGGSVPADGRIVDGRASMDESMVTGESRTVERGSGDHVTAGTVATDSGLRVEITATGDDTTLAGIQRLVTEAQSSSSRAQRLADTAAGWLFWFALGAAAITAIVWTLVGLPDAAVIRTITVLVIACPHALGLAIPLVVSIATERAARGGVLVKDRLALESMRTVDTVLFDKTGTLTKGEPVVSEVSVADGADPDRVLALAAAAEADSEHPLAKAIVRAAADRKLTVPRSVEFTSSPAVGVTATVEGKIIRVGGPHLLSEENADELPVADQWRADGAIILHVIQDGRVVGALKLADEVRSESREAVDALHALGVQVVMITGDADAVARAVAQDLGIDRVFAGVRPEDKAAKVQQLQNEGRKVAMVGDGVNDAPALAQADVGLAIGAGTDVAIASAGVILASDDPRSVLSVIELSRASYRKMKQNLWWAAGYNIISVPLAAGVLAPIGFVLPMSVGAILMSLSTIVVALNAQLLRRLDLRPDTTTRVILNR